The genomic DNA ACCCGGTCGATCAACGCCTGAGCCTTCTCCTGGATCTCGGGATTGAGCACCATGTTCAAGACGAAAACAACAATGGTGGCCCAAGTCTGTGGAAAGCCGGGTCAGCAATGCCTTACTCGTCGGGGAATCATCATTGAGGACCGAGTTACCGTGTCTGCCCCTGCGATGAAGATAGCGCCTGCCGCCCCCTTGATGTCGTCAAGTGACCATTCGTTGTCGATGCCCTTCTTGGCGTTGGATGTGTACCTTTCCAACAACGTGTGCGCGAAGGATGGGCTGTCCTTGCCACGAGCCTTGTAAAATTAGTGTTGCGGGCGTCGACCATGACAAGGACCATGGACTTACCAGTTCGTCTTGTGCAACTGCGAACGGTGTATCATGCAGCTTCTGTATGGCCCATCCCCATTCTCGCGCAAATTTCAGCGACCCGTCTCGAATCAGCCAGTTAGGCAAATGACGAGCTGTTATGCCGGCCAACGTTACTCAATATACGGTCCGCCAGGGACGTTTGGCATGCGCTACTTACCGGGGGGGAAGATGTCGACGATGCTGTTAGCGGGAATCCCACCGTTTCCAGTCGCATACATAGCATCTTCGGCAATCTTGACGTAGGGGTCACTGTCATCCTGCACATCGATGCCGTAGCTCACTTTGAGaacaacggcaacggcaaaTCTGGAAGTGTTAGGCAAAGGACGGTTAGTTCCGGGTGGGTTCAGAATCGCGTCACCTTTTCATGGACATTTCCCACTTCTCGGGGTTGTAGATGATATTGCGGACGGACTTACGGGCCTCTGTAACCTGCAGAGGGTACCACTGACGGACGTTGGTATTACTGAAAGAGGTCTGCAGCAGCTTTCGGTGCATCTGCCAGCGGGGGCCGAAGGGGAGAAAGGTCAGCGTCTTGCCCCAACCCATGCTGCGGAGGTGTAAGGTACGTTAGCATATCGGCCCGACACTTTGGCAAGACAGGAGGGGTAAAAACAACATACACCTCGAAGAGGGTGAATCTGGGTCTGTCGCAGTAGTTGGCTCCCCTCCGGTCGAGGAGatccttggcggcctcaACACTGTTGAGCACGATCATGGACTGACCAAGGGACTTGACGTGAATGACATCCGACTCTAGGAATTCATCAGCCAAGCGAAGGTCTGCCCGACGTGCACAGAGGGGTAGGGGAGTCAGCGGGGGCTGGACTCACTGTATACCCTGGCCCATTTCGCGTATGCTTCAGCAGTCTGTTCTTTGGGTATAACGCGGAGGTGGCCAAGGAGAAATTCTCCTGGGGGACCCGGTGGCAGAGGCGGATGTGACCGAGAGGATCGCGGCTTAacgaaaagaagaaggaatACAATGGCAAGACAAATCAGTGTTGTCGTCCAGGCCGAGTTACTGCGGTCGGAGTCTGCCATGTCGAAGTCAGGCGAGCAAGTGGATGACTATTCACGAGCGCAGGGCTAGACGAACAACAAGAAGAGTTTGGTAGGGAAGCGAATTTGGGCAACAATGAACAAAGAAGGCTCTGCAGAAGTGTAGAGTCCTGGAGTGAAGAAGGCAAGCCCACAACGCAGGtaagaaagagagagattgTAACAAATGGGTAATGAAGGGCTTGACGCTAGAGAGACGAGAGGCTGGTAGGACATCCGGCTGCTTGGCCTTCTggtggacgagaagaaggcactcaaggagaagggcaagTAGATATCCGTTTAGCTCTAGTACATGGGCCTCCCCGAGACGGCCCGGCGATGCATGACAGCGTCGTGTGTTGGTCAACGTGAGGTAACAATGTCTACCGACCTAGTAAGGtagttaggtaggtagctgagtaaggtaaggtaggtaggcaaagtaggtaggtaggcagacAAAGACCAGAGCAGGCGTACCGTTACTAGAAAGGGCTGTTGCGGTGGGCAGGCGAGGTACATCGAGTCACTGTCACTGCCACTGCCAACTGCAGTGTCCTCCGAGAACCCATCTTCTTTCCTTTCGCCTCCTTGTTCATTGTTGTTTTTGCGTTCAATTCCGCTTGATGGAATCTTTCACCAAGTCATTCATCCCAACTTGGTCCCACGATCTATACTCGACAGCCATCCAACGCAATCACCCCcccacacacacgcacacacgcacatgCATACAGTGAACgacggagagagagtgtgtgtgtgagagatGGGGCACCAACGCAGCGTTATGCACCCTCAAAGTCTAATCCGGTACCATGCCGTCCATCTCCACGTGTCGCCGAAGAAATGGAAACAAACGGTCAGTCCTGGCCGACCGGCGCCCGAACCGGATGTTATTAACGAGCGCCTCCATCTTTCTTATTGATGCAATCGGAACCCCGGCAACACTATGTCTTGCTCGTCGAGGTGTCGCAGTTCCATGGAGGGTGTATCGAGAGATATAGGCGGCACAGGCCCTCGATGGCGATCCAGCATCCATTTGAATAAAAGATCAGAGGATCCCGTCTCGGCGGGTGGTCGGGCAAGTTTTTTTGCTGCCTTGGAAAcccaaggtaggtaggtatatacctaggtacctacgtAGAAAGGTAGGCTGAGTGTAGGAGGCCCAGACACGTCCCACTGCAACGCCCGATCGGATGCGCTTGCACTAAGCTAACTTTCCCTCTTTAAAAGGTGGCTCCGTCCGTATCCGTACTACTTCGGCTCGGCTCTTCACGTTTGATCCGTGATCAGGGAAAGGGCATACATGCCTAGGCTCCGAAGTATCCGTACGGAAATAGGTATTAGTGAGCGAGATTGGATATGAAAAGAGCCTCAATTGGCTACATCTAGCGTATTTCATCTCGCTGAGATCGATCTTGCCCTGGCCAGATGCGAGGCGCCAACCATGCCCGCCGGCTCATCAGCCAGATCGGTTTTTATTCTCTACCTGCTTAGGTACACATGTACAACAACATCAGATTGGCGAAAAAAATCAGAAACGACAAACAACAAAACCTAGCAAGTGTGTGCTCCACTTTCCTCCAGCACCATCAACTGTctgaagaaagaaagaaagaataGAAGAAAACAAAATAACAAGGGAAAAACCCCCGTGCAAATCCCGCGAAGAATTGCAAGAAGACGCAAAGGCTTTTCCCATCTCTCTCAGCCCATAGGGCAAGACCCCCAGGGTGTCCCACTCGGTCCCCTGCCCgtccccctcgtcgtcccacCAGCTCACAGCTCCCAGTCGCGAACCTGGCAGCTCATCAGCTCGCGCGCGCCCCGCACaatacatcatcatcccACCTTCTGCCCAGCGGGGTCTCACCGTCCGTCGGATGGAAAACTTCGATGCATTTGCCCCTCACCACCCTGATCTTGAACCACCGTTATCTCGACTCACCATCCGAGCTGCCATCTTCCGCTCGGCAGCCATCCTTTCTTTGCTTGGTTCGCGAACCGATGACGATCACTCGAAACCAACTGATATAATCTCCTAGGGCGACCGACCTCTGGGTCTTGTCTCCTCACGACTCACGACTGACGACACCCCATAGGACAACCTCGTCCGTTCACGTACAGCATCACACCCAACAATGGCACCCTCCAAGACCCCCCAGATCACCGTTCTCGGCTCCCTGAACATCGATCTGACGTCCTATGTCCCCCACCACCCCCTGCCGGGCGAGACCCTCACCTCCAACTCCGTCGTCATCTCTCCGGGAGGTAAGGGTGCGAACCAGGCCGTCGCCTGTGCCAAGCTCTCGCGCTCTCGCGATGCCCCCAACGACACTGCCGCCGAGTCCGCTTCCGTTTCCATGATCGGCGCTGTCGGTAGCGATTCGTACGGCGACCTTCTCCTGAAGAATCTCGGCGAGCACGGCGTCCGCACCGACCGTATCGCCGTTGGCGACAACCTCAAGACCGGCATGGCCATCATCGTTGTAGACGAGCCTACCGGCCAAAACCGCATCATCCTCGCGCCCGAAGCCAACCACGCCGTTACCCCGGACAAGTTCGGTGCCCTCCCTGAAACCCTCGATCCCAAGCCCGACCTGCTGGTGATGCAGCTTGAGGTGCCCCTCGAgaccgtcctcgccgccctgcgcTCCGCAAAGGCTGCCGCAGTCCCCGTCCTCCTCAACCCGGCCCCCGCCCAGCGTCTCCCCGACGAGGCATATGACGGACTGGCCCACCTCGTTGTCaacgagaccgaggccgccatccTCTCCGGCTGCGACGAGTCCGAGCTCGATACCTCCGATGGCCTTAAGCGCGTCGGCGAGTGGTTcatggccaagaaggtcCGCAACGTCATCAtcaccctcggcggccgcggcgtctACTACACCAACCAGGACGGTGCGGCCGAGCTTATCTCTGCACAGAAggtcaaggtcgtcgacaccactgccgccggcgacacCTTTGTCGGCTCCTACTGcgttgccgccgtcaacgcccaggccaagggcgaggcCTTTGACATCTCCGTGGCCATTATAAACGCCaaccgcgccgccgccaagacgGTCGAACGCAAGGGCGCGCAAACTTCCATTCCTTGGAGGGATGAGCTGCAGTAGGGGGGCCTGCCTAGCGTCGGAAAACGAAAAGAATAAAACTAAAACAAAAGGTAAACAACCGTAGACATGCTTAAAAACAAGGAGGTTAcaaggaagagaggaagaagaagaaaaaaaagttgAAACAACGCATCATTTTTGCTGTAACTCGATTGACCCCAGAAGCGCGGTCCTTGGAAACCGGTGACCGGCTCGAGGGACAAAACGCAAAGACTACGACTAACTCTCTGACTCTGGTCGTGATGCCAAGAGCCAAGGTACAGGCTGTCAAATCTCATGAAAACCAACCCGTCCAACTCCAGCGATTAGATGACCTTTGCCCCTGCTCGCGGAGTGAACCTCCATTCATTACCCTTCTCTCCACTGCGAGACCATCACTACTTGTACCAGACGCCGAAAACCCCTGACCTCTCAGAATCCCTGGGCCCATCGATCGCGGACTTCTCAGCATACCCAAGTGGTTCGGAGGTGGTTCGTTCCCAGTCTCGGCCCCGGTCGTAAATTCATCGGGGCACGTTGCAGTTGACGGCCTCCGCTCCTCTTGTATCGCGCGGGTCGTCCGCCAATCCGCGGCCGAAGTCCTCCGGAGCTGGGACCACCCGCCATGCAAAGGCTCTGCTGGTCGAACTGTCACGTATTTTCCAAGACTGGCCTCCCTTCTGGGCACAATCGGACGCGCTCGCATGGCCTCCGGCCTGTCTTCCACTGACAATTTCATTCTGGACCTGGACTTGACCAGCTTATGCGGCACCGATAATTGGGCATTGATGCGGCGCATGGCGTTTCGCGCTTTTTCTGGCTCCCAACAGTCATGGACGATGCTCAGTACGGGATTGATGCTTGGCGTAGGACGTGGAGACCACGGCGATCGGTGGTTGCGATATTTGATTACGGCTGTGGCAGAGGTCTCCAGCTTTGTCTCCATTTCGACAACGCCGTCAATAGCATGGGACCCGCGTTGAGAGGGGAATACAGAGTGTCTGTATCTGACGACGACCCGAAAATATTCTAGGCGAGAGTCTCCCAGCTGATATTCAAGATCTTCAATCAGATCATCCGATCGTTCTCGAACGTGACCTGCTTGGTGTGCAAGGCGAGGCTGCTCTAAATGGACATGCGCAAGCAGGAGTACTCTTTCACCATTACCCAGAGTCCTATAGACACGTTAGAGATTACCGGTCCCACCGAAGTAAAAGCTTACGTCTGTGTCGGGTTGTCCTGGATAATATCAAGTACGTAGTTACTCCCTGTAGGAATGATCTGAATACCCATGCTATGTATACACCCGTACTTGAAAGGATCTATGCGGGAGTCAGTATTGTACAAGAGATGAGCGAGTACTTGGACATACCCTCAGCATGCTGGTATCTGTCTTTGTCGGCTGCTGATTCATAATCACTATCATATATCCCGGGGCTAGGTGCTTCCTTCTGAGGTCGGCACACTTGTCCCGAGACCGTGATGGCTGTCCAAATGGACGTTGTGCTGCCATCAACGACTTTGAACTCTGGAGTGACAGCAATTCGAGGCAGGAGGGTCAACGGATCGTAAGTCGCACATCGTTCAGTAGCTGGGccaaaggagggggggggactaCGGTATGAGTGATAAGGTGACACCTCAAAGCCATCGTAGGACAATCCGGGGTTGGCATGCGTACTGATTCTTTCGGAACGGTGGTGTTCTGTACTGAATCAGCAAATCTTCCCATAATGTCATGGTAAAAAGCCCGACTTAAAAAACTCACGGTGTGCTTGTGAAATACTCCCAGGAAAGGCTGGCTGCTAAGCAGCCTTGGTTAGCTCGAGCGCCCGCCTAGGCCTCAAAccccctctcttcttcaCCACCACGAGGGGCTCGTCAGGCGGCTCCGGCGCACTTTCTAGACTCTCGTTCGTCTCAGCGCTCGTCCTTCGCCGGTTCCTCGTTTCTCCTCTATCGAACCCTCCATAGCCACTCCCGAGTCTCTTGAGAACTCTAAGCGGCTGTGGGATTTCTGCAGGTCGCTCCGGTTCCGCCTCGTGGGCGAAAAACTCCATGTCAGTCGGCTCGCTCTCGATGGATGCCATGTCTCCGGCGGTTGCTGGATTTGTATAGTTGCAGATGTTGGGCCTCCTGTGGGTAGAGCCTGCTCACAAGTGCAGTACTGAAGCGAtggtgtcggcgtcggcgtgtCTCTGTACGTTCGTAGGCTTTCTAGGTCTTGCCACGAGTCTGCGTAGCTCTGGGCGCGGGTGGCGAGGCTtttggcggcggtgctgtCGGCTGACCTGACGCGTCGGAGGCCGAAACAACGTCGTTGGGGCCTGGACTTAACAGCACCGGCTGCGTCTCTGAAGTCACGGCACACGAAGCGTGATAGAAGAACTCCGGCGATGAGCGGGGGCACGACGGTtgcgaggacgatgaggactACAAACACGGGCGGCGAGAGGCCCATAATGGAAAAAGGATAACGTGAAAGTGTTTGTATGCTTCTTGGAGATGGGCACTTCCAAAGATAATTGTCATGCGGGACCTTTTGGTAAAGA from Colletotrichum higginsianum IMI 349063 chromosome 3, whole genome shotgun sequence includes the following:
- a CDS encoding Ribokinase encodes the protein MAPSKTPQITVLGSLNIDLTSYVPHHPLPGETLTSNSVVISPGGKGANQAVACAKLSRSRDAPNDTAAESASVSMIGAVGSDSYGDLLLKNLGEHGVRTDRIAVGDNLKTGMAIIVVDEPTGQNRIILAPEANHAVTPDKFGALPETLDPKPDLLVMQLEVPLETVLAALRSAKAAAVPVLLNPAPAQRLPDEAYDGLAHLVVNETEAAILSGCDESELDTSDGLKRVGEWFMAKKVRNVIITLGGRGVYYTNQDGAAELISAQKVKVVDTTAAGDTFVGSYCVAAVNAQAKGEAFDISVAIINANRAAAKTVERKGAQTSIPWRDELQ
- a CDS encoding Cytochrome P450, with protein sequence MADSDRSNSAWTTTLICLAIVFLLLFVKPRSSRSHPPLPPGPPGEFLLGHLRVIPKEQTAEAYAKWARVYNLRLADEFLESDVIHVKSLGQSMIVLNSVEAAKDLLDRRGANYCDRPRFTLFEVMGWGKTLTFLPFGPRWQMHRKLLQTSFSNTNVRQWYPLQVTEARKSVRNIIYNPEKWEMSMKRFAVAVVLKVSYGIDVQDDSDPYVKIAEDAMYATGNGGIPANSIVDIFPPARHLPNWLIRDGSLKFAREWGWAIQKLHDTPFAVAQDELARGKDSPSFAHTLLERYTSNAKKGIDNEWSLDDIKGAAGAIFIAGADTTWATIVVFVLNMVLNPEIQEKAQALIDRVVGHDRLPDLSDRPSLHYVDHIVQEVYRWSPLAPLGIPHKSLENDVYNGMFIPKGSLVFFNSRAMTQDERIYQDPRSFNPDRYQPQSSGGHGEPLPLGQFGFGRRVCIGRFLADNSVWIIVATMLATLNIRKKIGADGQVIEPNIAFTNGGTCHPEHFDCSITPRSKEAEALLNQSLSLP